TTGCTTGGGCATAGTAATATAAAAATGACAGAGCGTTACGTTTATGCTGATAGGGAAGTGCTGAAGCGCTGCTTGCTGAACTAATTGACAAAGCCGCATACGGTGAAGAAACAGTAAAGACACGGGAGAATGAAAACAATGCGTGATAGAGGTATTTTGATTATCAATGGCGCGTTTCTCTTTGCGGCTCTAACAATCGGCGATAGCGCCTTCGCGAATGGCGAAGTAACAGAAATCGAGTATTCCACAAGTCTTTCGGAAGCGACAGGAATAGTAAGGATAATCGTTGCCGCTTTTGGAGGATTGATCGGCCTGCTGGGAATCCTTGTCACCGTGAAAGGCGTGTTCGGCATGGCTGATGTGTCTGTTTCTCTCTCTGAACATAAGAAATTATCGATGAAGCGTGTAAGCCAGGGCGTAGTTATAACTCTGATTGGAGCGGCTGTCTTGCTGGGCGCTGTATACCTGCTTCCCGAAAAAAGAACAGAGCGTCAAATAAAAGGCAAAGAGCTAATGATTGAACGTGAGCCGGATCGGGAGAGAATGAAGGCAAGGCATTAATAGGAGGGTTAGACAAAAGGCGTTGTATTTTGATATCTCTCGTTATTCTTCCTTCGAAAACATCACTGTAACCCTTCATAATTTCGCCTTTGTTTTTTTTTGACGTGTTTTGAGTTTTCGCCTAACAAGAGAAGCTGTTTTCTTGCCCTCTTTTTTATCTCTTCAGGTAAAGACGTATAATCCTTTTTAAAATTTTTTGTCCACTGTAATAAGGCCATAGAAGCGTTAGGACTCTAAGTCTTTAATCATTTCCTTCACATCACTATAAATCTTCGAGAAGTCCCCTTTTTTATATGAATTGATGGCCTCTTCTTGCAAGTGCTTCCCGAAAGATATTTTTTTATGGAAACAGGTGGAATCTTTTTACCCGGAGATTGTTCGGTATCCTGTCCGTGTATTCGCCGATTACAGCAAGCCCATACCTTCATCAAAGCCGCACATCACATTCATATTTTGAACAGCCTGGCCAGATGCCCCTTTTATGAGGTTGTCAATGGCGGACAGGATTATGATACGGTTTTCGGCAGCCTTTATGGCAATATCACAAAAATTGGAGTGAAGAACATCTTTTGTTCTGGGAAGGGCACTTCCCTCTTTCATGCGGATAAAAGGTTCATTTTTGTAGAATTCCCGGTAGAGGTTGCATAGAGTATTATCACTCGGTATTGGCTCCGTATTTTGGTTTTTTAGCTTTGCATAGATGGTACAGAGAATGCCACGATTCATCGGAATGAGATGAGGAACAAACTGGACTGAAATCATTTGATGCGTTTTTATCGATAATATGTGTTCGATTTCCGGATTGTGGCGATGCCCTGTGACGCCATAGGCCTCAATATTTTCATTGCATTCACAATAGTGTGACCCTGCGTTTGGTTCTCTTCCCCGCCCGGACACTCCGGATTTGGCATCCACGATAATGTCTTCGGGAATGATGAGGCCTCTTATAAGAAGAGGCGCCAGAGCCAGTATTGTTGCTGTGGTATAACAACCAGGATTTCCAACGAGATTGGACTTTTTAATCTCTTCCTTAAAAAGCTCCGGGAGTCCATATACCGCTTGTTTTACCCCTTTGCTATCCGTATGTCGCGCCTTGTACCACTTTTCATAGAGTGACAAATCCCGAAAACGGTAATCAGCGCTGAAATCGATGACTTTAATCCCCTTTTTGATAAAGAGCGGCACATAGTGCATGGAGATGGTAGGAGGAAGCGTAAGAAAGGCAAGGTCAATGGTATCGGGTACAGCAGTGAGATTAATCGTTTCACAGGTTACATCAATCAGGCTTCGTAAAGAAGGGAAAATATCAGATATCTTTGTTGGGGAAGGGTTACGGATCCCAAGATAGGTGATCTTCACCCCTGGATGGCGGAGGAGGATTTTTATAAGTTCAAGGCTTGTATAAGCAGTAGCACCAATGATTCCGACCTTCAGCATTGAATACACCGGATTTTTTTCATTTGTCCGCCGCTATGCCCTGATACAGGTTGCTTAAAAGCCTTTTCTTTTTACCTCCAGACTCTTGCGGACCAAAAACAGTGAGTAGCATTTCATCTACCCTTTCTACAAATACAAAATCTATTCCTTTCTTGGCATTCTCTGGGACCTCTACAAGGTCTTTTTCATTTCTTTTTGGCAAAATAATAGTGGTTATTCCAGCCCGTTTTGCCGCCAATACTTTTTCTTTGATCCCCCCGACGGGTAAAACCCTTCCGCGCAAGGTAATCTCCCCCGTCATGGCCACATATGGCAGGGTTGGAGTCTCCTGCAAGAGTGATATTAATGCCATGGCCATGGTTACTCCGGCAGAGGGCCCGTCTTTTGGAATAGCTCCAGCGGGGACGTGTATATGGAAATCATATTTACTGAAATCCTTGAAAGTGATTCCAAGTTGTTTCGTCCTGGACTGAATATAACTCATTGCTGCCTGTGCAGATTCTTTCATTACGTCACCAAGCTTACCCGTTAGGGTAAGTTTTCCCGTACCAGGCATTAAGGTTGCCTCGATAAAAAGGATATCACCGCCGGCCTGAGTCCATGCAAGACCCGTAGCGACACCTGCCTCGGTAGTTCTTTCCGCAACCTCTGAGAAGAATTTAATAGGACCTAAAAGCGTATGTAATTGAGCGGCAGACACCGATACGTGCTGCTTTTCTCCGGACGCGATATCTTTTGCGACTTTTCTGCAAACTGTTGCAATTTCCCGCTCCATATTTCTCAGTCCTGCCTCCCGGGTATAATCCCTGATTATTGTCTTTATTGCGTCTTCTTCAATCGTAATGTACTCATTGGTAAGCCCGTGTGCCTTTAATTGTTTTGGTATGATAAATTGATTTGCGATTGATACCTTTTCTTCTGCCGTGTAACCGGGAAGTTCCAATATTTCCATTCGATCCATGAGTGCAGGAGGGATGGTATCAAGTATGTTTGCGGTAGTTATAAACATAACGTTTGAGAGATCGAATGGCACGTCCAGATAGTGGTCTTCAAACGCGTGATGTTGCTCCGGATCTAATACTTCCAGTAATGCTGCTGAAGGGTCGCCCCGAAAGTCGGCACCAAGCTTATCTATCTCATCAAGCATGAATACCGGATTATTCGATCCTGCCTTTCTCAATCCTTGGATAATACGTCCGGGCAATGCGCCGATATAGGTGCGGCGATGACCTCTGATTTCGGCCTCATCCCTTACGCCTCCAAGTGACATACGGACGAATTTCCTTCCGATTGCACGTGCGATAGACATTCCTACGGAGGTTTTCCCTGTTCCCGGGGGGCCCACGAAACAGAGAATGGGGCCCTTCATGTCCTGCTTCAATTTTCGCACGGCAAGGTATTCCAGAATCCTGTCTTTCACCTTTTCAAGGTCATAGTGGTCTTCGTCAAGTATTTTCTTTGCTGCACTAATATCCAGGTTGTCCGTTGTGGTTGTTGACCATGGAAGCGCTACCATCAGATCGAGGTATGTCCTTGAAACAGTATATTCTGCTGAGGCAGAAGACATTTTGGAAAGCCTGTTTAATTCCCGCTCCGCCTCTTTTTTTGCTTCGGGAGGCAGTTTTGCCTCTTCGATTTTTTTCGTAAGCTCGTCCGTTTCAACGGTGCGTTCGTCGCCTTCACCCAATTCGTCCTGAATAGCCTTCAATTGCTGCCTCAAGTAATATTCTCTCTGGCCTTTTTCCATTTCGTTTCTTACCTGTGATTGTATCTTTGTGGCCATTTCCAGGACTTCCAGCTCATTAGCAATTAATGTTGTTACCTTTTGTAGCCGGGACTTTACGTTGATCGCTTCCAGCACACCCTGTTTTTCAGCAATACTAACGTTTAAGTGAGATACAATAATATCCGCCAGACGGCTTGGATTTTCTATATTGACAACTGCTACCTTGAGCTCTTCAGGCAAGGAAGGTGTCATGGATATCATCCTGACAAATTGATCTGCGACATTTCTCGTCAGGGCCTCAGTTTCCCTATCTTTTTCCACGGTATCCTCAATATGGGTTACCCTGGCCTTAAAATACGGTTCGGTCTGAAGAAATTCCTCTATTTTCACCCTGGAAATGCCCTGTACCAACATTTTTGCTGAGTTGTCTGGCATGCGAAGCATCTGAAGCACAATGCCTAACGTTCCATATTCGTATAAGTCCGATTGCTTTACCGTTTGGAGGTCTTTTTCTTTCTGTGCAACGAGCGCCAGAAAGCGATTGCCTGCCAGCACATGGTTCAAAAGATCAAGGTCTCTTTCTGAAAAAACGTTTAAAGCAGCGACCATGTTGGGAAAAACGACAGTGTCTTTAAGCGGAAGAAGTGGCATTTCTTCCGGAAGTTTCAGTTTTTCTGATTCACCCTTCTTCTTGGTCATGGGGACTACCGCCGGCAGATTCTGGCTTTCGAATTGATTCTTTTCTTCAGATTTTTTCATAAATATGTTTTTGTTTTTATCTCAAGAAAATATTTTGTTCACGTGAAATTAATTTTTATTGAGAATATGCCTGATTGCTGCTGGCTTGCTTTGGGTAAGGTTACCTGGAGGAAACCTTCTTTGTAAATAGCCTGCACTTTTTCTGTATCGATAGGTTTTGGTATAAGAATACTCCTTTCGAAATATCCATAACGTATTTCCACCTGATAAAAACAGATTTTTTCGTGTGACGAATGGTCGGCTCTTGTTCCGTTAACGGTAAGGATGTCATCTGAAAACGAAACTTTGATATCTTCTGAATTCGTTCCTGGTAAAGACATTTTTACAACAACTTCCTCCGGCGTTTCATAAACGTCCGTGGGGGGTTGCCAGGGGGTTGAAGAATGAGCGGACATGTTGTCAAATAATTCCCCAAAGAGGTTTTCCAGTTTATTATATTTCGGATTCATTTTGTATTGAACAGTATGACAAAGTAGTAAGATATTGCAACTAAATCAGGTGGTCGGGTGTAAAGGAATATTACCTAGGTACGGAATATTTGGTTTTATTTTGAACGATACCATTCGGGTTGAGAAGCGATAACACAAATTTTCAACAAATATTATCCGTCAATAGTTTTCCTTCTGAAATTTTCACGTAACTGTTTTTTCGTCTGAGTATAAAATATTTCCGAACTTTTCGGCAGACGGAAAACACTATAGCAATTTTTATTTTTGTTCGCAAGCAATTAATGTTTCAGTTACTGCTGATACAAACAAAAACCCCGCGAACTTCGCGGGGTTTTTGTTTGGAAATCATTATGACGCGCTGCTTGCCTCTTAATACATATCTCCGTATCCGCCATATCCTCCTCCCGGCGGCATTGGTGGGCCTTTCTTCTTCTCTGGTATGTTTCCTACTATAGCATCGGTTGTGAGTAATAACGTCGAAACACTGGCTGCATTTTGCAGTGCGACACGAACGACCTTTGTTGGATCAATAATACCTTCCTGCACCATATCACAATATCGGTCTTTACCTGCGTCATAACCTTCGTTGTTCTTTGATGATTCCACCTTTTGAACGACAAGGGCTGCTGTTGTTCCCGCATTTGTGGCAATCTGTCTCAGGGGGGCGCGTAATGCCCTTCGCACAATGTCGGCGCCAACTGCTTCATCTCCGGTAAGTTTCAGTTCGTCTAGGGAAGGAAGCGCCCTTAACAGCGCCACGCCTCCACCAGGCAGGATACCTTCTTCAACTGCTGCACGCGTAGCATGAAGAGCATCTTCCACGCGTGCCTTTCTTTCCTTCATTTCACTTTCAGTGGCAGCTCCCACGTTAATCATAACAACACCGCCGGCCATTTTAGCAAGTCGCTCCTGCAGTTTCTCTTGATCGTAATCAGAGGTGGTCGTTGATATTTCTCTTTTGATTTGTTCGATACGCTCCTTGATTTTTTTGCTGTCGCCCGCCCCTTCTATGATCGTCGTATTTTCCTTGTCAATTTCAACCTTCTTCGCACGACCTAAATCTGTCAGTTGAATAGAATCCAGAGTAATGCCGAGGTCCTCGAATATTGCCTGTCCGCCGGTAATGACGGCAATGTCATCTAGCATGGCCTTGCGTTTATCACCAAAGCCAGGCGCCTTTACTGTGGCACATTTTAAGGCCCCGCGGAGTTTATTTACCACCAGAAGAGTCAACGCTTCACCCTCTATGTCTTCTGCAATGATCAAAAGGGGTTTTCCTGTTTGAGAGATTTTTTCCAGAATGGGGACCAGCATCTTGGCTGTAGTAATTTTCTTCTCGTGTATCAGTATATAAGGGTCTTCCAGTACACACTGCATGGTATTCGGATTTGTTACAAAATATGGTGATAAGTATCCCTTGTCAAACTGCAAACCTTCAATCCACTTTGCATCCGTTTGGAGGCTTTTGCCCTCTTCCACGGTAATAACCCCGTCTTTTCCGACTTTGTCCATTGCGTCGCCAATAATTTTTCCGATTTCGGTATCATAGTTCGAAGCAACAGTTGCTACCTGTTCGATTTCCTTTCTTCCTTTTACGGGAATACTCAATTCTTTCAGTTTGTTTACAACAGCTACGACAGCTTTATCGATGCCACGTTTGAGTGCCATTGCGTTGGCTCCTGCCGTTACGTTTTTTAATCCTTCGACAAACAAGGCTTCTGCCAGCACCGTGGCGGTTGTTGTTCCATCACCAGCAACATCGCTTGTTTTTGATGAAACGGATTTCACCATTTGCGCCCCGATATTTTGCATGTGGTCTGAAAGTTCTACTTCCTTCGCAACGGTTACTCCGTCCTTTGTTATGGTCGGTGAACCAAAGCTTTTTTGAATAATAACATTACGTCCCCGTGGCCCCAGCGTGACCTTTACCGCGTCCGCCAGTTGTTTGACGCCTGATTTGACGGCCTCCAGCGCATCATGATCGAATATAATCTTTTTTGCTGACATAAAATAACTATCCTCCAATATTTTCCCTGTAATTTAGTTACGAGCTCTTGCGTATTCTGCATATACAGCAAATACAATGCCCGTCAGAGGGAGCTTTTTTGTTCCCTGTTATTTCCTGGAGATAAACCATTGCAAGAACAGGAAAAAGACGCCACAAATAAATCCCGGGTAGCGAAAAGAAAAAAGCATGTATGTATTGAGATATGCCATAATGACAGCGCTGCTCTTTCATTCGTTGGTTCTTTTGTGTCAATTTGACAGGAATGTCAATGTTCTTTTTCTCGTGATGATTCTTCAGGGCTCTTGTTGTCTTTTGAGAACGAATGAATGAAAGAAATGTTTGACATAGATTCATATCACCGTTATACTTTTTGAAAACTTAAGTCTCATAAATGAAGTGCCTTATAAGATCTTCCTTTAATTCTTCGGATGCCAATAATAGCGAGGAGTACAGATGCTTCAATTTTTTGCTTTCATGGGGGGCGATGGTTCAATCGGAAAACTTCTCTTGGCAACTTTTCTAGGAGGTATTATCGGATGGGAAAGAGAGAGAAGAGGCAGGCCTGCAGGGCTCCGGACGCATATCCTGGTATGTGTCGGAGTCACCTTAATGATGATAGTTTCCGAACACATTTTCGAGAAATATCGTGCATTTGATAACGAATCTATTATCAGGGTTGACCCTGCAAGGATTGCAGCTCAGGTGGTAACTGGTGTTGGTTTTTTGGGCGCAGGCACAATTATGCGGTTCAGGGCTACGGTAATGGGTTTAACTACGGCAGCATCTTTATGGCTTGTGGCGGGTGTTGGTTTGGCTGTAGGAAGTAACTGTTTTTTGCCTGCCGTATTCACTACGTTTTTGGCCGTTTTTGCCTTATTATTATTGCCGCTGTTCGAACTGGAAATCAAACGTGATAAATATAAAACTCTTCATTTGTCTCTATCCGGATTTGATTCCCCGTTTTCTTCCATTGAAGAGATTTTGAAAAGAAACTCCATGGAGCTGACACAATATGATTTTGAAAAAGATGTTGTTAATAATGAAATTCGTTACGATGTTGGTGTTAAATTTAAGGAAGAGACTTCTGTCTCAAAGGTTACTGACGAAATTATCCAGTCGTGTGTGAAAATACGGAAATTGGGATGGGACTGATTGTTCGGTGGTTATCTAACTAACCATAAAATAAACATTTGACAATATTTAACCAATTTGATATATTTCCGGCTTGAGAGGAGTTTCTCTTTACTGCACATGGACTGAAAGGCTTCTGCTTAGTAAAACAAGTAGCTGCCTGTCATGAAAGGTTGTGCGGGGGAGCAGAAGAAATCCGAAAAAAGGGCCTTTTCCTTCGCGGCCATACCTGCAATAATACTGATATTAATACGGCATAATTACCTGTAACATTTTCATGGGAGACTTGTGATGATAAAGAATCTAGTATCGCCATTCAGAATACCGGTGTTAATGGCAGTATTAGTTTCTGGAGGGTTTTATGGATGTTCTAAAATGGATATGCCCGATGAGGTCATCAGCGCGTATCAAAGGGCAATCCTCATTAATCCAGACTTGGCAGAAGCGCACTATAATCTGGGATTAGCGTATAAGAATAGAGATATTACCGAGGAGGCAATTGCGGAATTTAAAAAGGCAACAGAGATTAATCCGAATTATAAGGAAGCGTTTTTCCACCTTGGCATACTTTCCATTAAGCAAGGGCGTTGGGACGAGGCCCTTAATGCGCTCAATTCAGCAATAGCGCTGGATCCTTCCGTGGAAGAACCCCATATCGCATTGGCGAGAGTCCATACATCAAAGCAGAGGTATCGCGATGCCATATCCGAATATGAAAAAGCCATTACGATTAATCCGAAAAATGCCGTCACTTTGTACAATATGGGTCTAGTTTATCTGAAAGAAAATGACGCTGAGAATGCGATCAGTACTTTGAGAAAAGCCATTGAGATTAATCCGAATTATACCGATGCCCGTTTTGATTTGGGACAAATATATTTTGACAAAAAAATGTTGGGTGAGGCGATACATGAGTTTAAAAAAGTTACCGAAATCAATCCGCATCATGCCCTGGCATTTTACTGTCTCGGTTTAGCCTCTTA
The DNA window shown above is from Candidatus Brocadiaceae bacterium and carries:
- the argC gene encoding N-acetyl-gamma-glutamyl-phosphate reductase encodes the protein MLKVGIIGATAYTSLELIKILLRHPGVKITYLGIRNPSPTKISDIFPSLRSLIDVTCETINLTAVPDTIDLAFLTLPPTISMHYVPLFIKKGIKVIDFSADYRFRDLSLYEKWYKARHTDSKGVKQAVYGLPELFKEEIKKSNLVGNPGCYTTATILALAPLLIRGLIIPEDIIVDAKSGVSGRGREPNAGSHYCECNENIEAYGVTGHRHNPEIEHILSIKTHQMISVQFVPHLIPMNRGILCTIYAKLKNQNTEPIPSDNTLCNLYREFYKNEPFIRMKEGSALPRTKDVLHSNFCDIAIKAAENRIIILSAIDNLIKGASGQAVQNMNVMCGFDEGMGLL
- a CDS encoding MgtC/SapB family protein; this translates as MLQFFAFMGGDGSIGKLLLATFLGGIIGWERERRGRPAGLRTHILVCVGVTLMMIVSEHIFEKYRAFDNESIIRVDPARIAAQVVTGVGFLGAGTIMRFRATVMGLTTAASLWLVAGVGLAVGSNCFLPAVFTTFLAVFALLLLPLFELEIKRDKYKTLHLSLSGFDSPFSSIEEILKRNSMELTQYDFEKDVVNNEIRYDVGVKFKEETSVSKVTDEIIQSCVKIRKLGWD
- the groL gene encoding chaperonin GroEL (60 kDa chaperone family; promotes refolding of misfolded polypeptides especially under stressful conditions; forms two stacked rings of heptamers to form a barrel-shaped 14mer; ends can be capped by GroES; misfolded proteins enter the barrel where they are refolded when GroES binds), which produces MSAKKIIFDHDALEAVKSGVKQLADAVKVTLGPRGRNVIIQKSFGSPTITKDGVTVAKEVELSDHMQNIGAQMVKSVSSKTSDVAGDGTTTATVLAEALFVEGLKNVTAGANAMALKRGIDKAVVAVVNKLKELSIPVKGRKEIEQVATVASNYDTEIGKIIGDAMDKVGKDGVITVEEGKSLQTDAKWIEGLQFDKGYLSPYFVTNPNTMQCVLEDPYILIHEKKITTAKMLVPILEKISQTGKPLLIIAEDIEGEALTLLVVNKLRGALKCATVKAPGFGDKRKAMLDDIAVITGGQAIFEDLGITLDSIQLTDLGRAKKVEIDKENTTIIEGAGDSKKIKERIEQIKREISTTTSDYDQEKLQERLAKMAGGVVMINVGAATESEMKERKARVEDALHATRAAVEEGILPGGGVALLRALPSLDELKLTGDEAVGADIVRRALRAPLRQIATNAGTTAALVVQKVESSKNNEGYDAGKDRYCDMVQEGIIDPTKVVRVALQNAASVSTLLLTTDAIVGNIPEKKKGPPMPPGGGYGGYGDMY
- a CDS encoding tetratricopeptide repeat protein — encoded protein: MIKNLVSPFRIPVLMAVLVSGGFYGCSKMDMPDEVISAYQRAILINPDLAEAHYNLGLAYKNRDITEEAIAEFKKATEINPNYKEAFFHLGILSIKQGRWDEALNALNSAIALDPSVEEPHIALARVHTSKQRYRDAISEYEKAITINPKNAVTLYNMGLVYLKENDAENAISTLRKAIEINPNYTDARFDLGQIYFDKKMLGEAIHEFKKVTEINPHHALAFYCLGLASYAKDKGNVIDAVNAYKGSIEIDPANPDPHFQLGLVYSDARLFDEAIKEFSIVVNIDPDNADAHYRLGKAFADRRVLDKAITTVQKAAAAHYNIKNPYSDKRVLDEAITSLQKAIEVNPYYPAKYFELGSAYSDSRVLDEAAYALEETVRIDPDFAKAHYGLAVIYDRKGMKEEAQREFLAYQELTNACKK
- the lon gene encoding endopeptidase La is translated as MKKSEEKNQFESQNLPAVVPMTKKKGESEKLKLPEEMPLLPLKDTVVFPNMVAALNVFSERDLDLLNHVLAGNRFLALVAQKEKDLQTVKQSDLYEYGTLGIVLQMLRMPDNSAKMLVQGISRVKIEEFLQTEPYFKARVTHIEDTVEKDRETEALTRNVADQFVRMISMTPSLPEELKVAVVNIENPSRLADIIVSHLNVSIAEKQGVLEAINVKSRLQKVTTLIANELEVLEMATKIQSQVRNEMEKGQREYYLRQQLKAIQDELGEGDERTVETDELTKKIEEAKLPPEAKKEAERELNRLSKMSSASAEYTVSRTYLDLMVALPWSTTTTDNLDISAAKKILDEDHYDLEKVKDRILEYLAVRKLKQDMKGPILCFVGPPGTGKTSVGMSIARAIGRKFVRMSLGGVRDEAEIRGHRRTYIGALPGRIIQGLRKAGSNNPVFMLDEIDKLGADFRGDPSAALLEVLDPEQHHAFEDHYLDVPFDLSNVMFITTANILDTIPPALMDRMEILELPGYTAEEKVSIANQFIIPKQLKAHGLTNEYITIEEDAIKTIIRDYTREAGLRNMEREIATVCRKVAKDIASGEKQHVSVSAAQLHTLLGPIKFFSEVAERTTEAGVATGLAWTQAGGDILFIEATLMPGTGKLTLTGKLGDVMKESAQAAMSYIQSRTKQLGITFKDFSKYDFHIHVPAGAIPKDGPSAGVTMAMALISLLQETPTLPYVAMTGEITLRGRVLPVGGIKEKVLAAKRAGITTIILPKRNEKDLVEVPENAKKGIDFVFVERVDEMLLTVFGPQESGGKKKRLLSNLYQGIAADK
- a CDS encoding Hsp20/alpha crystallin family protein; translated protein: MNPKYNKLENLFGELFDNMSAHSSTPWQPPTDVYETPEEVVVKMSLPGTNSEDIKVSFSDDILTVNGTRADHSSHEKICFYQVEIRYGYFERSILIPKPIDTEKVQAIYKEGFLQVTLPKASQQQSGIFSIKINFT